The following proteins come from a genomic window of Streptomyces sp. NBC_01716:
- a CDS encoding DUF6282 family protein: MSIPNDLLDPGLDGDRLTPDDEADALLRGAVDLHQHPGPSPFPRRMSILDAARDADSLGFRAIVAKSHHHSMVTDILALRPEGLAGLGVQVFGGIALNRTVGGLNPYAVELALRMGGRMVWFPTLSSAAHIDHHREHDTGFPTSEVELRPNEVIRITDGEGTVLPEVRDILDVIAGEDAVLTCGHLGVDEAHILIDAAQQAGVRRIVVNHPCFVVGAPVEQAAEWARRGVFIEHCAVMYFGRPERRRDLGELLAFIRAAGPEQTVLSSDSGQKVNPLPVTLYRRAVRALLDAGVPEADIVKMTGGNAVGLLFP, from the coding sequence ATGAGCATACCGAACGATCTGCTGGATCCCGGGCTCGACGGCGACCGGCTGACACCCGACGACGAGGCGGACGCGCTGCTGCGCGGCGCCGTCGACCTGCACCAGCACCCGGGCCCCAGCCCTTTCCCCCGGCGCATGAGCATTCTCGACGCCGCCCGCGACGCGGACTCCCTCGGCTTCCGGGCCATCGTCGCCAAGTCCCATCACCACAGCATGGTCACCGACATCCTGGCCCTTCGGCCCGAGGGACTCGCCGGTCTCGGTGTCCAGGTATTCGGCGGCATCGCGCTGAACCGCACCGTGGGCGGTCTCAACCCCTACGCCGTGGAGCTGGCGCTGCGGATGGGCGGACGGATGGTGTGGTTTCCCACGCTCTCCTCGGCCGCCCATATCGACCACCACCGTGAGCACGACACCGGCTTTCCCACCAGCGAGGTCGAGTTGCGGCCCAACGAGGTCATCCGGATCACGGACGGCGAGGGCACCGTACTCCCCGAGGTGCGCGACATCCTCGATGTCATCGCCGGTGAGGACGCGGTGCTGACGTGCGGTCACCTCGGCGTCGACGAGGCGCACATACTTATCGACGCCGCCCAACAGGCGGGAGTACGGCGCATCGTGGTCAACCACCCCTGCTTCGTGGTCGGAGCCCCCGTCGAACAGGCCGCGGAGTGGGCACGCCGGGGCGTCTTCATCGAACACTGCGCGGTGATGTACTTCGGGCGCCCGGAACGCCGCCGCGACCTCGGCGAACTGCTCGCCTTCATCCGGGCCGCAGGCCCGGAGCAGACCGTGCTGTCGTCCGACTCCGGCCAGAAGGTGAACCCTCTGCCCGTCACTCTCTACCGTAGGGCGGTCCGCGCCCTCCTCGACGCGGGTGTGCCCGAAGCCGACATCGTCAAGATGACGGGCGGCAACGCTGTCGGGCTGCTGTTCCCGTGA
- a CDS encoding cupin domain-containing protein, protein MIIVSGRVAGAPSERRESTFDGTVWTDPVLPTTDGTTINQVFFAPRSRTHWHRHERGQILHITAGHGWIGTTDGEPRPLETGDTVWIPPGETHWHGAGPDSFLLHLAISLGTTEWLDPVTDTLYGPGGRTPKESTR, encoded by the coding sequence GTGATCATCGTCAGCGGCCGGGTGGCCGGCGCCCCGTCCGAACGGCGCGAAAGCACCTTCGACGGCACGGTCTGGACCGACCCCGTGCTGCCCACGACCGACGGGACCACCATCAACCAGGTCTTCTTCGCGCCCCGTTCACGCACGCACTGGCACCGGCACGAGCGCGGCCAGATCCTCCACATCACCGCGGGCCACGGCTGGATCGGCACGACGGACGGCGAGCCCCGGCCGCTGGAGACGGGCGACACCGTCTGGATACCGCCCGGCGAGACCCACTGGCACGGCGCCGGGCCGGACAGCTTTCTGCTGCACCTCGCGATCTCGCTGGGCACCACCGAGTGGCTGGACCCGGTCACCGACACCTTGTACGGCCCCGGCGGGCGGACACCCAAGGAGAGCACCCGATGA
- a CDS encoding SDR family NAD(P)-dependent oxidoreductase yields MVPSPPEGGPPRAGAAPPGPLSGKVAVVTGGGSGIGAASARRLSHDGARVVVVDRDAAGAEKVARELPGEAVAVTADVSEEAGVERYVRVAVERFGGIDLHHLNAGVVGSLEPLPDLSADDFDQVIAVNLRGPFLGLRAAFRRYREQGTGGSVVITGSIAGLRGSDDLLPYQASKYGVRGLVEGGAVYGAPRGVRVNSVAPGLVPSGLFAAASGPGAGGDMERRARTTPMRRVGTPEEIAAVVAFLLGDEAAFVTGTTVSADGGAGVVNTVRPSGGAGAWTPAAPR; encoded by the coding sequence ATGGTCCCCAGCCCACCGGAAGGCGGCCCCCCGCGGGCCGGAGCGGCGCCGCCAGGCCCGCTGAGCGGAAAGGTCGCCGTCGTGACCGGCGGCGGCAGCGGCATCGGTGCCGCGAGTGCCCGGCGGCTGTCCCACGACGGCGCCCGCGTCGTGGTGGTGGACCGCGACGCCGCCGGCGCCGAGAAGGTCGCGCGGGAACTGCCGGGCGAGGCAGTGGCGGTGACCGCCGACGTCTCCGAGGAAGCGGGAGTGGAACGTTACGTCCGGGTCGCCGTCGAGCGGTTCGGCGGGATCGACCTGCACCACCTCAACGCCGGTGTCGTCGGCTCCCTCGAACCGCTGCCGGATCTGTCCGCCGACGACTTCGACCAGGTGATCGCCGTAAATCTGCGCGGCCCCTTCCTGGGCCTGCGTGCCGCGTTCCGGCGCTACCGGGAACAGGGCACAGGCGGTTCCGTCGTCATCACCGGTTCCATCGCCGGGCTGCGCGGCAGCGACGACCTGCTGCCGTACCAGGCGTCGAAGTACGGCGTCCGGGGGCTGGTGGAGGGCGGCGCCGTCTACGGTGCCCCGCGGGGTGTCCGCGTCAACTCCGTCGCGCCGGGACTCGTACCGTCCGGCCTGTTCGCCGCGGCCTCCGGTCCGGGGGCGGGCGGCGACATGGAACGGCGCGCCCGCACCACCCCGATGCGCCGGGTCGGCACCCCGGAGGAGATCGCCGCGGTGGTGGCGTTTCTGCTCGGCGACGAGGCCGCCTTCGTGACGGGCACCACGGTGTCGGCGGACGGCGGGGCCGGCGTGGTCAACACGGTGCGCCCCTCGGGCGGAGCCGGCGCCTGGACCCCGGCGGCGCCGCGATGA
- a CDS encoding N-acyl homoserine lactonase family protein — protein sequence MNGPPTARTSADSVYEVLALRYGTRTGSRAEIYLNHGIYGEPDSPLDMDYYVWVARNHHRTVVIDTGFSRAAGARRLRTALASPVEALRRFGARPEQGPLIVITHAHYDHIGNLAAFDQSEVVIARAEFDFWTGPYARRAQFAHSAEPEETAHLAEIHRQGRTTLVDHRATVAPGIEVLVVGGHTPGQSVVLVDTPGGQAVLASDSLHYYEELERDRPFAFVADLPAMYRGFDLLAELASGPGRVLVPGHDPEVARRFDAVRGAEGLAYRIA from the coding sequence GTGAACGGCCCCCCGACAGCGCGGACTTCGGCCGACTCGGTCTACGAGGTACTGGCCCTGCGCTACGGAACCAGAACCGGCTCCCGCGCGGAGATCTACCTCAACCACGGCATCTACGGCGAGCCCGACAGCCCGCTGGACATGGACTACTACGTCTGGGTGGCACGCAACCACCACCGCACCGTCGTCATCGACACCGGATTCAGCCGGGCGGCCGGAGCGCGACGCCTGCGCACCGCACTGGCTTCCCCCGTCGAGGCGCTGCGCCGGTTCGGCGCCCGGCCCGAACAGGGCCCGCTCATCGTCATCACCCACGCGCACTACGACCACATCGGCAATCTGGCGGCCTTCGACCAGTCGGAAGTCGTCATCGCACGGGCCGAGTTCGACTTCTGGACCGGCCCGTACGCGCGGCGTGCCCAGTTCGCGCACTCCGCCGAACCCGAGGAGACGGCGCACCTGGCGGAGATCCACCGGCAGGGCCGTACCACCCTGGTGGACCACCGCGCCACCGTCGCTCCGGGGATCGAGGTGCTGGTCGTCGGCGGGCACACACCGGGCCAGTCGGTCGTCCTGGTCGACACCCCCGGAGGCCAGGCCGTTCTCGCGTCGGACTCTCTCCACTACTACGAGGAACTGGAGCGGGACCGGCCGTTCGCCTTCGTCGCGGACCTGCCCGCCATGTACCGCGGCTTCGATCTGCTCGCGGAACTCGCCTCGGGACCTGGCAGGGTCCTCGTTCCCGGCCATGACCCCGAGGTCGCACGGCGGTTCGACGCCGTACGCGGCGCGGAAGGTCTCGCGTACCGCATCGCCTGA
- a CDS encoding ABC transporter ATP-binding protein, translating into MKFPDFGRTAKAPYEPGGGAPAAATLAPGTAEPGTPEPGLSTAGGRIELVGLTKQYGSGGNAVDDVSLDIAPGEFITLLGPSGSGKTTTLNMIAGFTRPTEGSILLNGRDVSALPSHRRNFGMVFQNYALFPHLTVAQNIAFPLRERKVGKEETARRVAEVIELTDLGGLETRRPDKLSGGQQQRVALARAVVFSPSVLLLDEPLSALDRKLRQSLQREIKRLHDELRLTFVFVTHDQDEAMTLSDRIAVFHEGRLERVGTPAALYREPGTHFVAQFLGESNLFAGTYEAGVYRWQNENWRAPDPPAAPAASLQLVVRPELLGVTPKPDDVPTGRNTTEAHVADVSFYGTHERVELTYGDGTSGCAVRPAGATPEVRAGDTVIAHWRPEDQVLVRP; encoded by the coding sequence GTGAAGTTCCCCGATTTCGGCAGGACAGCCAAGGCTCCGTACGAGCCGGGCGGCGGCGCGCCCGCCGCCGCTACCCTCGCGCCCGGTACAGCCGAGCCCGGTACACCCGAGCCTGGCCTCTCCACCGCGGGCGGCCGGATCGAACTCGTCGGGCTGACCAAGCAGTACGGCTCCGGCGGCAACGCCGTGGACGACGTCAGCCTCGACATCGCCCCGGGCGAGTTCATCACCCTGCTGGGACCCAGCGGTTCGGGCAAGACCACCACCCTCAACATGATCGCCGGCTTCACCAGGCCGACCGAGGGCAGCATCCTGCTCAACGGCCGCGACGTGTCGGCGCTCCCCTCGCACCGGCGGAACTTCGGCATGGTCTTCCAGAACTACGCCCTGTTCCCGCATCTGACGGTAGCCCAGAACATCGCCTTCCCCCTGCGCGAACGCAAGGTGGGCAAGGAGGAGACGGCCCGCCGGGTGGCCGAGGTCATCGAACTCACCGACCTGGGCGGTCTGGAGACCCGCCGCCCGGACAAACTGTCCGGAGGACAGCAGCAGCGCGTCGCGCTGGCCCGTGCCGTGGTGTTCTCCCCCAGCGTCCTGCTGCTCGACGAACCGCTCAGCGCGCTGGACCGCAAACTGCGCCAGTCGCTCCAGCGCGAGATCAAGCGCCTGCACGACGAACTGCGGCTCACCTTCGTCTTCGTCACCCACGACCAGGACGAGGCGATGACGCTGTCGGACCGCATCGCGGTCTTCCACGAGGGGCGCCTGGAACGGGTGGGTACCCCGGCCGCCCTCTACCGGGAGCCGGGAACGCACTTCGTCGCCCAGTTCCTCGGCGAGTCCAATCTCTTCGCCGGGACCTACGAAGCCGGCGTCTACCGGTGGCAGAACGAGAACTGGCGGGCCCCGGATCCGCCCGCCGCGCCCGCGGCCTCTCTCCAACTCGTCGTCCGGCCCGAACTCCTGGGAGTCACCCCCAAACCCGATGACGTACCGACCGGCCGCAACACCACGGAGGCTCATGTCGCCGACGTGTCGTTCTACGGCACCCACGAACGCGTCGAGCTGACCTACGGCGACGGGACATCCGGCTGCGCCGTGCGGCCCGCGGGCGCCACACCCGAGGTCCGGGCGGGCGACACCGTCATCGCCCACTGGCGGCCGGAGGACCAAGTCCTCGTCAGGCCCTGA
- a CDS encoding NAD(P)-dependent oxidoreductase, with the protein MTGAAPARRVVGFIGLGNMGGRIARRITDGGEVVLGHDRDPVRAAAAGATPVASVADVTRRADVLLLSLPDSTVVESVVEGADGILAHGRPGQIVVDLSTAAPASTIRLHQALAERGVTYLDAGVSGGAAAAERGTLTVMAGGPQRLLDELAWLFGLFASQVFSMGTPGSGHSAKLLNNFLNASALAATAEVMVAGRKAGLDLAKLLDVLNAGSGVNFATLNRFPHIIRDDYLEGGLTSDLMMKDVVLYVEHLRQLGVPTLNASGPLASFGLAAGLGYGQRISNRVTDAIGDLAGGVRLYDTGTEADTGADTDAETDADADAVTDIGTDAEQTA; encoded by the coding sequence ATGACGGGGGCCGCACCGGCCCGGCGGGTGGTCGGTTTCATCGGACTGGGCAACATGGGCGGCCGGATCGCCCGGCGCATCACCGACGGCGGCGAGGTGGTTCTGGGCCACGACCGCGATCCCGTACGGGCCGCGGCGGCCGGCGCGACACCGGTGGCCTCGGTGGCGGACGTGACGCGCCGCGCCGACGTACTGCTGCTGTCCCTGCCGGACTCCACCGTCGTGGAGTCGGTGGTCGAGGGCGCCGACGGCATCCTCGCCCACGGCAGACCGGGGCAGATCGTGGTCGATCTCAGCACCGCCGCGCCCGCCTCCACCATCCGTCTGCACCAGGCACTCGCCGAACGCGGTGTCACCTATCTCGACGCGGGAGTCTCGGGCGGCGCGGCCGCCGCGGAGCGCGGCACCCTCACCGTGATGGCCGGCGGGCCCCAGCGGCTGCTGGACGAACTGGCCTGGCTCTTCGGTCTGTTCGCGTCCCAGGTGTTCTCCATGGGGACACCCGGCTCCGGACATTCGGCGAAGCTGCTGAACAACTTCCTCAACGCCTCCGCGCTCGCCGCCACCGCCGAGGTCATGGTCGCCGGGCGCAAGGCCGGACTGGACCTGGCGAAGCTGCTCGACGTCCTGAACGCGGGCAGCGGTGTCAACTTCGCGACCCTGAACCGCTTTCCGCACATCATCCGGGACGACTACCTCGAAGGCGGCCTCACCAGCGACCTGATGATGAAGGATGTCGTGCTCTACGTCGAACATCTGCGGCAGCTCGGCGTCCCCACGCTCAACGCGTCAGGCCCACTGGCCTCGTTCGGACTGGCCGCCGGACTCGGCTACGGACAACGGATCAGCAACCGGGTGACCGACGCCATCGGCGACCTGGCCGGCGGCGTACGGCTGTACGACACGGGCACGGAAGCGGACACCGGCGCGGACACGGACGCGGAGACAGACGCGGACGCGGACGCGGTGACCGACATCGGCACGGACGCGGAGCAGACCGCGTGA